In Gemmatimonadota bacterium, one genomic interval encodes:
- a CDS encoding sulfatase-like hydrolase/transferase: MAESKRPNIVFVFADDWGWGDLSCYGHQFVKTPNLDRLASQGILFSQFYVCSGVCSPSRAAVMTGRFPAHWGIHGHFARHEQNALRGMPDWLDPDATTITGLLQQSGYAVGHFGKWHLGSGEEAPNTTAYGIDESKTFNAVGPPIEIPEGRSQSTEVIIDETISFIERHQDEPFFVQAWLLDTHATLDPTEEQMEPYMNLTAQGLEDKHKGALRIYYSVVTNADYHIGRLMDRLDQLGLSDNTIVIFSADNGPEDIHVRNASHSGVGSSGPFRGRKRSLYEGGVRTPFILRWPGSGGPKGKVDNTTPLCAIDLLPTFCTIAGIDIPDNIGLQGEDMTAAFRGNSVDRTTPLMWEWRFRVHGHCLHKSPILSIREGDWKLLLNPDRSRVELYNIPADPMELINHAKFEETVVQQMSEQVMDWQATLPEGPIDDDAGSNAYPWPGTIFQS; the protein is encoded by the coding sequence ATGGCTGAATCGAAAAGACCCAATATCGTATTTGTCTTCGCCGACGATTGGGGGTGGGGTGACTTGAGTTGCTACGGCCACCAGTTTGTAAAAACGCCAAATCTGGATCGGCTCGCTTCGCAGGGCATTCTCTTCTCACAATTCTATGTTTGCTCGGGGGTGTGCTCACCCAGCCGGGCAGCGGTCATGACGGGTCGATTTCCTGCCCACTGGGGCATACATGGCCATTTTGCTCGTCACGAGCAGAACGCCCTACGCGGCATGCCAGACTGGTTGGATCCCGATGCAACGACCATCACGGGTCTCCTGCAACAAAGTGGCTATGCTGTTGGACACTTTGGCAAGTGGCACCTGGGAAGCGGCGAAGAAGCACCCAATACCACGGCTTATGGAATTGACGAATCCAAAACATTCAATGCGGTCGGACCCCCCATTGAGATTCCCGAAGGCAGATCTCAATCTACAGAGGTAATCATAGATGAAACCATATCCTTCATCGAAAGACATCAAGATGAGCCTTTCTTTGTTCAAGCGTGGTTGCTTGACACCCACGCCACTCTGGATCCTACAGAGGAGCAGATGGAACCCTATATGAATCTTACCGCTCAAGGCCTGGAAGACAAACACAAAGGTGCACTACGCATCTACTATTCTGTCGTTACCAACGCGGATTACCACATAGGACGGCTCATGGATCGGCTGGATCAACTGGGCCTTTCCGACAACACGATTGTCATCTTCTCAGCTGACAACGGCCCTGAGGATATCCACGTTCGAAATGCGTCACACAGTGGCGTCGGTTCTTCTGGTCCCTTTCGAGGTCGAAAAAGAAGCCTCTACGAAGGCGGTGTGCGAACCCCTTTCATTCTTCGGTGGCCAGGCAGCGGCGGACCAAAAGGCAAAGTTGACAACACGACGCCCTTATGTGCCATAGACCTGTTGCCTACTTTTTGTACCATCGCTGGCATAGATATTCCCGACAACATTGGTCTGCAGGGCGAGGATATGACAGCCGCCTTTCGAGGTAACTCGGTAGATCGCACGACGCCGTTGATGTGGGAGTGGCGATTTCGGGTTCACGGCCATTGCCTTCACAAAAGCCCGATCCTTTCAATCCGCGAGGGTGACTGGAAGCTGCTTCTCAACCCGGACAGAAGCCGTGTCGAGCTGTACAACATTCCTGCAGACCCGATGGAACTCATCAATCACGCCAAATTTGAAGAGACCGTGGTCCAACAGATGTCAGAGCAGGTCATGGATTGGCAAGCCACACTGCCGGAAGGCCCCATCGATGATGATGCTGGATCCAACGCTTACCCATGGCCCGGGACGATTTTCCAATCCTGA
- a CDS encoding sulfatase-like hydrolase/transferase, with translation MKNIVVITIEHLAARALGCYGNPVGATPHLDRFASEAIRFENCTVPSPLCVASRVAFFTGRYPSVTGSRDNTLLMQEKEGFHLPGLLKDAGVGCGLFGKNHCFPDAETAGFEACIEESPLRHKQREAYGKPFPGPAIPINPSVFESQTRRFRWGDHPNPIWYGGTYPFGPAETPARANVNHALDYLERKGDEPSFVWLSFSDVHPPYRAPEPFATMYRPEDMPLPHRPESELDSKPFVQQVYYHGGWLHLMDDEQLRQTMAYYYGMLRHLDECLGKFFDGLKALGRWDDTIIVATGDHGEYLGEHGLIRKTAAFYDCIVQVPLIVRGLEHARDGATNALQIEQIDLMPTLLQSSGISIPPGVQGRSVTEMMSGMVPERDCTYAEVGSRQPLPEGGPEAELDALKAGISRTEPVPELPLVESGTFFLSRGRMVRNEKWKYAHYVNDRSELYDLQNDPGELVNLAGNPDYRDREEAMRSRLLERTIEAGDPR, from the coding sequence ATGAAAAACATTGTGGTGATCACCATTGAGCATCTTGCCGCTCGCGCATTGGGATGCTATGGCAATCCCGTCGGAGCGACACCTCATCTGGATCGCTTTGCCAGCGAAGCCATCAGGTTTGAAAACTGCACCGTACCTTCTCCGCTCTGCGTCGCATCACGGGTCGCATTTTTCACGGGTCGTTATCCCAGCGTTACTGGTTCCAGAGACAACACGCTGTTGATGCAAGAAAAGGAAGGGTTTCATCTTCCAGGGCTCTTGAAAGATGCTGGCGTCGGCTGTGGCCTATTTGGGAAAAACCACTGTTTCCCAGATGCCGAAACTGCAGGATTTGAAGCGTGTATTGAAGAGTCGCCACTTCGGCACAAGCAGCGAGAAGCCTATGGGAAGCCATTTCCTGGGCCTGCAATACCCATCAACCCATCCGTGTTCGAATCACAAACAAGACGTTTCCGTTGGGGAGATCACCCAAATCCAATCTGGTATGGCGGAACCTACCCTTTCGGTCCTGCTGAAACGCCAGCAAGAGCCAACGTGAATCATGCCCTCGATTATCTTGAACGGAAGGGTGACGAGCCTTCGTTTGTGTGGTTGAGCTTTTCCGATGTTCATCCGCCCTATCGGGCTCCCGAACCTTTTGCCACGATGTACAGACCCGAGGACATGCCTCTCCCACATAGACCAGAGAGTGAATTGGACTCAAAACCGTTCGTTCAGCAAGTCTATTATCACGGCGGGTGGCTGCATCTCATGGATGACGAGCAACTGCGCCAGACAATGGCGTATTACTACGGCATGCTCAGGCACCTGGATGAATGCCTGGGCAAATTCTTTGATGGACTCAAAGCGCTTGGTCGTTGGGACGACACCATCATTGTTGCCACAGGTGACCACGGTGAGTACCTGGGCGAACACGGACTCATTCGGAAAACTGCTGCATTCTACGACTGCATTGTCCAGGTCCCATTGATCGTAAGGGGTTTGGAACATGCACGGGATGGTGCAACGAACGCACTGCAAATTGAGCAAATCGACTTGATGCCCACATTACTCCAGAGTAGCGGAATCTCGATCCCGCCGGGTGTTCAGGGTAGAAGTGTGACCGAAATGATGTCAGGTATGGTCCCAGAGAGAGACTGCACCTATGCGGAAGTTGGTAGCCGTCAGCCATTGCCAGAGGGAGGACCAGAAGCAGAACTGGACGCGCTGAAAGCCGGCATAAGTCGGACTGAACCCGTACCTGAATTGCCGCTGGTTGAGTCGGGAACGTTCTTCCTTTCTCGGGGTCGCATGGTTCGAAACGAGAAGTGGAAATACGCACATTATGTGAATGATCGTTCTGAACTTTACGACTTGCAGAACGACCCGGGCGAACTGGTGAATCTGGCAGGAAACCCGGATTATCGAGATCGGGAAGAAGCCATGCGCAGCAGGCTGCTGGAACGAACAATTGAAGCTGGCGACCCTCGTTGA
- a CDS encoding phytanoyl-CoA dioxygenase family protein encodes MQPVHPMSDGELDAHVADLQENGYVILREQIAPEYLDPLRDIAQRAADDYIAEWRGGMKLPEVRILDGNGKRNFTINPNARACFMWGKAAMDLLDHDTVHGICERALGTYHFLDLVANTVRYHPEARQGRFHRDFRPGLTNKGKHNGLWFFFMLDGYSAENGGTRLVPRTHCFKADEPEMMDPEPDSDSNKIQATGDPGDLLIVNAGGLHCAGVNQTHKPRRTLNIRIVPNSDRLFYNAWELAGPELQAKASERVKRFLQPPADRVAKLRTDWRVTPRREKS; translated from the coding sequence ATGCAACCAGTCCATCCAATGAGCGACGGGGAATTGGACGCACACGTAGCTGATCTGCAAGAAAACGGTTATGTCATCCTGCGGGAACAAATCGCACCCGAGTATCTTGACCCTCTTCGGGATATCGCCCAGCGTGCTGCGGATGATTACATCGCCGAGTGGCGAGGAGGGATGAAGTTGCCTGAAGTGCGCATTCTTGATGGAAATGGAAAACGCAACTTCACAATCAATCCGAACGCCCGCGCCTGTTTCATGTGGGGTAAAGCGGCCATGGATTTGCTCGACCACGACACCGTTCACGGGATCTGCGAACGCGCTCTGGGCACCTACCATTTTTTAGATCTCGTTGCCAACACCGTACGCTATCATCCGGAAGCGCGGCAGGGGCGCTTCCATCGCGACTTCAGGCCCGGTCTCACGAACAAAGGCAAGCACAACGGCCTATGGTTCTTCTTTATGCTCGACGGCTATTCAGCGGAAAACGGCGGCACCCGGTTGGTTCCGCGCACACATTGTTTCAAAGCCGACGAACCCGAAATGATGGATCCCGAGCCGGATTCAGACAGCAACAAGATCCAGGCAACCGGCGATCCGGGTGATCTACTGATTGTAAACGCGGGGGGACTGCATTGCGCGGGCGTAAATCAGACTCACAAGCCCCGGCGCACCCTGAACATCCGCATCGTACCAAACAGCGACCGGCTGTTCTACAATGCCTGGGAACTCGCCGGGCCTGAGCTGCAAGCGAAAGCCAGTGAAAGAGTCAAGCGCTTCCTGCAGCCGCCAGCCGACCGCGTTGCCAAACTGCGAACCGACTGGCGCGTGACGCCTCGTCGGGAAAAATCATAA
- a CDS encoding sulfatase-like hydrolase/transferase produces MATKPNFLIIVTDDQGYGDAGCYWDTEVDTPTMDAIAKNGVRFTQLRVNPLCAPTRASLFSGQYSLGCGMWRGPSLPGQKTDTLPRRIHDDVKLLPEFLKEAGYKTGMFGKWHLGYDAPNVPNERGFEEFVGFLGGAHPYWPFDGSRLLHNDQPMVHEDHLTDVFTGYAIDFIRKHRDKPFFCYVPYNAVHGPLWREQAPKTSGKAEWLKKYEDRGIEFPKRDYCAVLDHMDDGVGKIMATLHELAIVDNTLVIYLSDNGAMIDKFPGNNGPLRGQKGMTYEGGIRVPAVMQWPGVIPKGMVSDAGAVHFDLFATVLDAAGIEIPKMNGQHPVHGVSLLAHLRSHGQEDLPGRYVFWDLFGKMGAVKDDWKLVGTGPNHRGQFAEAIPAIEELQFELYKLDQDIGEANDLASQYPEIYNDLKSQLIDWFQRAKGS; encoded by the coding sequence ATGGCCACAAAACCAAATTTTCTCATCATTGTTACAGACGATCAGGGGTATGGAGATGCGGGTTGTTATTGGGATACAGAGGTCGATACACCAACGATGGATGCGATTGCAAAAAATGGGGTGCGTTTTACACAGTTGAGGGTCAATCCACTTTGTGCGCCAACGCGTGCATCTCTTTTTTCTGGGCAGTATTCTTTGGGATGCGGCATGTGGCGTGGCCCATCACTGCCGGGGCAGAAAACAGATACGTTGCCAAGGCGCATTCATGATGATGTAAAACTTTTGCCCGAGTTTTTGAAGGAAGCAGGATATAAAACTGGCATGTTTGGCAAGTGGCATTTGGGATATGATGCACCCAATGTGCCCAATGAACGCGGTTTTGAAGAATTTGTCGGATTTTTGGGTGGTGCACACCCCTATTGGCCTTTTGATGGTAGTCGCCTTTTGCACAATGACCAGCCCATGGTGCATGAAGATCATTTGACGGATGTGTTTACTGGTTATGCGATTGACTTTATTCGGAAACATCGTGATAAGCCGTTTTTTTGTTATGTGCCTTACAATGCTGTGCATGGTCCCTTGTGGCGAGAACAGGCACCCAAAACATCGGGCAAAGCCGAGTGGTTAAAAAAGTATGAAGATCGCGGTATTGAGTTCCCCAAGCGCGACTATTGTGCGGTGCTGGATCATATGGATGATGGTGTGGGTAAAATCATGGCGACATTGCATGAGTTGGCTATCGTAGATAACACACTTGTCATCTACTTGAGCGATAATGGTGCAATGATTGATAAATTTCCGGGCAATAATGGCCCTTTACGCGGGCAAAAAGGAATGACATATGAGGGTGGAATCCGCGTGCCTGCGGTGATGCAGTGGCCGGGTGTTATTCCCAAAGGGATGGTATCTGATGCAGGTGCTGTGCATTTTGATTTGTTTGCCACTGTGCTGGATGCGGCTGGCATTGAGATTCCCAAAATGAATGGACAGCATCCAGTTCATGGAGTGAGTTTGCTTGCGCATTTGAGATCACATGGGCAAGAAGATTTGCCAGGACGGTATGTGTTTTGGGATTTGTTTGGGAAAATGGGAGCGGTAAAAGACGATTGGAAACTGGTTGGTACAGGCCCTAATCATCGCGGGCAATTTGCCGAGGCTATTCCGGCTATTGAAGAATTGCAATTTGAATTGTACAAGCTCGATCAGGATATTGGCGAAGCCAATGATTTGGCCAGTCAATATCCTGAGATTTATAACGATCTTAAAAGCCAACTCATTGACTGGTTTCAACGGGCGAAAGGATCGTGA
- a CDS encoding sulfatase-like hydrolase/transferase, whose translation MQLQNKPNIIFFMVDQMGAKWLEAAMNGICDLPNLKRLQSMGVTFTNAFSNNPVCCPARAGIATGLTSRGHGLLSNGYRLNPDIPTFMKTLQMAGWRTGAFGKIHFYPFDSEYYPYPDYREYGWDVVHNTEDNRTGEWHDWIEKEHPEHYDAIMATPANWNSQLPYYDSYGEQKINLTERMRRAKKKMAWAKGDDGGNKTRTEGYYPLPFPEEISQTNWITEHALNFIDETPADQPLYTHISYVQPHPPFHPPARFLDMVNEDLIPDPVGYGTDHWNGPDRIPDWRYYRKLYFADFIHLDEQIGRILERLEQVGRMENSYFIFVSDHGEMLMDHNLGGKSARHYDAVIRIPLIVAGPGLKQGSTCDLFVQHEDICPTVLDMHETLLAQHPRPLSRRGVGDGHPLCAGRSLMPLCKGERVSDWRQSAFSESFGGLCESPFHEGIMKFPWKETLRNREFRYSVTPGRDDGEELFDLTRDPDELVNVVHDPAYQQARQQLMKEMMHRVMLQEFPLPPRDLVVIGAH comes from the coding sequence ATGCAGTTACAAAATAAACCCAACATCATCTTCTTCATGGTCGATCAGATGGGGGCGAAGTGGCTGGAAGCGGCCATGAATGGCATCTGTGACCTGCCCAACCTGAAACGCCTCCAGAGCATGGGCGTGACCTTCACCAATGCGTTTTCCAACAACCCGGTCTGCTGTCCGGCTCGGGCGGGCATTGCCACGGGCCTGACCAGCCGGGGCCACGGTCTGCTCTCCAATGGCTACCGACTCAATCCCGACATCCCCACTTTCATGAAGACACTGCAGATGGCCGGATGGCGAACCGGCGCGTTCGGCAAGATCCACTTCTATCCGTTTGACTCAGAATACTACCCGTACCCGGACTACAGGGAGTACGGCTGGGATGTGGTACACAACACCGAAGACAACCGGACTGGCGAGTGGCACGACTGGATCGAAAAGGAGCATCCCGAACACTATGATGCGATCATGGCAACCCCGGCGAATTGGAATTCTCAGTTGCCTTATTACGATTCGTATGGCGAACAGAAGATCAACCTGACCGAAAGGATGCGCCGGGCAAAAAAGAAAATGGCATGGGCTAAAGGCGATGACGGAGGGAACAAAACCCGAACCGAAGGCTACTACCCCCTACCCTTCCCGGAAGAGATCTCGCAGACCAACTGGATTACGGAACATGCCCTGAATTTCATCGATGAAACGCCCGCGGATCAACCCCTCTACACCCACATCAGCTATGTGCAGCCCCACCCCCCGTTTCATCCACCTGCGCGATTCCTGGATATGGTCAACGAGGATCTCATCCCCGACCCTGTCGGTTACGGCACGGACCACTGGAATGGGCCTGACCGGATACCGGACTGGCGCTACTACCGCAAGCTCTACTTTGCCGATTTTATCCACCTCGACGAACAGATCGGCCGCATCCTGGAGCGATTGGAACAGGTCGGCAGAATGGAGAACAGCTACTTCATCTTTGTGTCTGACCACGGCGAGATGCTCATGGACCACAATCTGGGTGGAAAATCCGCCAGACACTACGACGCCGTCATCCGCATCCCGCTGATTGTAGCCGGACCAGGTCTGAAGCAGGGCAGCACTTGCGACCTCTTCGTGCAGCACGAGGACATCTGCCCGACCGTGTTGGATATGCACGAAACACTTCTGGCACAGCACCCGAGGCCCCTGTCGAGGCGTGGGGTCGGCGATGGCCATCCGCTATGTGCCGGCCGTTCGCTGATGCCTCTGTGCAAGGGAGAGCGGGTCTCGGACTGGCGGCAGTCGGCATTCTCCGAGTCGTTTGGCGGCCTGTGCGAGTCGCCCTTCCATGAGGGGATCATGAAGTTCCCCTGGAAAGAGACACTGCGAAACCGCGAGTTCCGCTACTCGGTCACGCCAGGGCGCGATGACGGGGAAGAACTCTTTGATCTCACCAGGGACCCAGACGAACTGGTCAACGTCGTGCATGATCCGGCGTACCAGCAGGCGCGTCAGCAACTGATGAAGGAAATGATGCACCGCGTCATGCTCCAGGAATTCCCGCTACCACCGCGTGACCTGGTGGTGATCGGCGCCCATTAG
- a CDS encoding phytanoyl-CoA dioxygenase family protein: MQKDPKSLEEHLEEFKTVGFTLFPKMLDDVWVKAMRDSFEEIGDRLPNPDGSRPQVFVDVLEHKPDLILSALSNKRLLDFAEMIVGPHVQLESITYRRTAPQDPNTNPVLGFHRDMFAEFPQEGVYQRPLLFNALSYLQDLTDENGPLRIIPGSHMKAMSLTAEERKQPHPDEVILYPKSGDIAVFHNAIVHSGTANYSKDYRYLFFLTMNHSWLKHRANYSGPISQAVKARARETGNRRLLRLLGEDANVFRRANSGFMQPDEKRWEEWIAEDIAALKE, translated from the coding sequence ATGCAAAAAGATCCCAAATCTCTCGAAGAACACCTGGAAGAATTCAAAACAGTTGGATTTACACTTTTCCCAAAGATGCTGGACGATGTCTGGGTCAAAGCCATGCGAGATTCATTTGAAGAAATCGGTGATCGCCTCCCCAATCCCGATGGCAGCCGACCCCAGGTCTTTGTCGATGTGTTAGAACACAAACCCGATCTCATTCTCTCTGCCTTGTCAAATAAGCGCCTCCTGGACTTTGCTGAAATGATCGTGGGCCCGCATGTCCAACTCGAATCCATCACATACCGGCGCACGGCACCACAGGACCCAAACACAAACCCGGTACTGGGTTTTCACCGGGACATGTTCGCCGAGTTTCCTCAAGAAGGCGTTTACCAAAGGCCCTTACTCTTCAATGCCCTGAGCTATTTACAGGATCTCACAGATGAAAATGGTCCCCTGCGTATTATTCCAGGCTCACACATGAAAGCCATGTCTTTAACGGCCGAAGAAAGAAAGCAACCCCATCCTGACGAAGTCATCCTTTATCCCAAATCTGGAGATATAGCCGTATTCCACAATGCGATAGTGCACTCGGGAACAGCCAATTATTCAAAGGACTATCGGTATCTCTTCTTTTTAACGATGAATCACTCCTGGCTTAAACACAGAGCCAATTATTCAGGACCAATTTCTCAAGCAGTCAAAGCGCGAGCACGAGAGACTGGCAATCGTCGACTACTGCGCCTCCTGGGCGAAGATGCAAATGTATTTCGGCGAGCCAACAGTGGATTTATGCAACCCGACGAAAAAAGATGGGAAGAGTGGATCGCTGAGGATATTGCCGCGCTCAAGGAATGA
- a CDS encoding PDZ domain-containing protein, whose translation MGQTLFVSSKGDDRNSGTEEQPLATLKRAQEVVRACKQNGPITVCLRQGTYYLNETLIFGAEDSGTKDAPIVYRAYEDEEVVVSGAESVDLIWEDAGDGLVKAKVPEGLDFDQLFINGEKMVRCRHPNADPRDGFFDGSIRWVSPETSQDAIDSARLKGYANPVGAFVHGMMSLGWGTLHFRILEKDPDGVYTFEYEKDRKVEGGWQNSGRRTNPYDVLAEGRMFIENVFEELDAPKEWFLDRETHTLYFKPEEGQTLDDATVEVVVLRHLFEFRGSEDNPVCYITLDGLTLTHTSYTFMETDVIPSGGDWKVYRGGAVVFEGAELCTVQNCSFERIGGNGVFIQDYSRDVTVSGCRFVKTGASAVLLEGNNSAVRSRWAHWWGWPEGMRGETPMVNGRPFENESMAKLPSEMLDEGHELVDLEAGPQNNNYPARCVIHDNLMTQLGSVEKQIAGVFISKAKEITVSHNSIYDVPRAAINVNDGCWGGHVIEWNDIFDTSMATREHGAYNSWGRDRYWMKLKGEATPEEFARMRTMAKLDCVDPIVLRHNRIQCAHGYDIDLDDGSGHYHIYGNLCLQGGIKLREGFFRTVENNISTLFSPHVWYPNSGDVVRRNILVRREAYSPRGMGMAGCRGEDNLVDENLFAVYEPPEDHRALGLDVHSKTCDPGFYNPSSGDYRAKFGSEVGFENFPMDQFGVQDSRFKSDVRIWSGLGQAFDKNAEFWGTYVNADLYDWMGATLRSLVNYGRESAVIGAVELEHNDGVLVIDVPAESEAAQVGLLGDTVILSVDNEKVRNIEDLQHMLSIGGVTIQFLGDEGMREISFMPNNIPELKKD comes from the coding sequence ATGGGGCAGACGCTTTTTGTTTCATCTAAAGGTGACGATAGAAATTCTGGCACCGAAGAACAACCTCTTGCTACGCTAAAACGGGCGCAAGAGGTTGTTCGTGCATGCAAACAAAACGGGCCGATAACAGTGTGTTTGAGACAGGGAACTTACTATTTGAACGAGACGCTCATTTTTGGTGCAGAAGATTCTGGGACGAAAGATGCGCCCATTGTTTATCGGGCTTATGAGGACGAAGAGGTTGTTGTTAGTGGAGCAGAGTCTGTGGACTTGATTTGGGAAGACGCCGGAGATGGGCTGGTGAAGGCTAAGGTGCCTGAGGGCTTGGATTTTGATCAGCTTTTTATCAATGGTGAAAAGATGGTTCGCTGTCGCCATCCAAATGCTGATCCGCGAGATGGGTTTTTTGATGGCAGCATTCGATGGGTTTCGCCAGAGACCTCTCAAGATGCCATTGATTCGGCGCGCTTAAAAGGATATGCCAATCCGGTGGGTGCTTTTGTACACGGGATGATGTCGCTGGGGTGGGGTACATTGCACTTTCGTATTTTGGAAAAAGATCCAGATGGGGTTTACACCTTTGAGTACGAGAAGGATCGGAAGGTAGAAGGTGGGTGGCAAAACAGTGGGCGAAGAACCAATCCGTATGATGTGTTGGCTGAAGGGCGGATGTTTATTGAAAACGTGTTTGAAGAATTGGACGCGCCTAAAGAATGGTTTTTAGATCGAGAAACTCATACACTGTATTTCAAGCCTGAAGAAGGACAGACTCTTGACGATGCAACAGTGGAAGTCGTGGTGCTGAGGCATTTGTTTGAGTTTCGAGGGTCGGAGGACAACCCCGTTTGTTATATCACTCTGGATGGGCTGACACTGACCCATACGTCTTACACGTTTATGGAAACGGATGTCATACCAAGTGGTGGCGATTGGAAGGTGTATCGGGGAGGCGCTGTTGTTTTTGAAGGCGCTGAATTGTGCACCGTTCAAAATTGCTCGTTTGAGCGCATAGGTGGGAATGGGGTTTTTATTCAAGATTATAGTCGGGACGTCACTGTGAGCGGGTGTCGGTTTGTAAAGACGGGTGCGAGTGCTGTTTTACTTGAGGGAAATAATTCTGCCGTGAGGTCGCGATGGGCACATTGGTGGGGGTGGCCTGAAGGTATGCGGGGTGAAACACCGATGGTAAATGGCAGGCCATTTGAGAATGAGAGTATGGCAAAGTTGCCGTCTGAAATGCTGGATGAAGGACATGAGTTGGTCGATTTAGAAGCAGGGCCTCAGAACAATAATTATCCGGCCCGGTGTGTGATTCACGACAATTTGATGACGCAGTTGGGCAGTGTAGAGAAACAGATTGCAGGTGTGTTCATTTCTAAGGCCAAAGAGATTACAGTCAGTCATAATAGTATTTACGATGTGCCGCGTGCTGCGATCAATGTGAACGATGGATGTTGGGGTGGACATGTGATTGAATGGAACGATATTTTTGATACGTCAATGGCCACGCGAGAACACGGAGCTTATAATTCGTGGGGACGGGATCGGTACTGGATGAAGCTAAAGGGCGAGGCAACACCTGAAGAATTCGCCCGCATGCGCACGATGGCGAAGCTGGATTGTGTCGATCCAATTGTTTTGCGCCACAATCGGATTCAATGTGCGCATGGATACGATATTGATTTAGACGATGGGTCTGGGCATTATCACATTTATGGCAATTTGTGCTTGCAAGGTGGTATCAAGTTGCGTGAAGGCTTTTTTCGAACTGTAGAGAACAATATTTCTACCTTATTCAGCCCACACGTTTGGTATCCCAATAGCGGCGATGTGGTTCGGCGAAATATTCTTGTTCGTCGAGAAGCTTATTCACCGCGCGGAATGGGAATGGCGGGTTGCCGGGGAGAAGATAATTTGGTGGATGAAAATCTGTTTGCGGTTTATGAGCCTCCGGAAGATCACAGGGCGTTGGGTCTGGACGTGCATTCGAAAACATGTGATCCAGGTTTTTACAATCCATCATCTGGAGATTATCGGGCGAAATTTGGATCTGAGGTCGGATTTGAAAATTTCCCTATGGATCAATTTGGTGTGCAAGATTCGAGGTTCAAATCTGACGTGCGCATCTGGTCTGGTCTGGGGCAAGCGTTTGATAAAAACGCTGAGTTTTGGGGCACCTATGTCAATGCTGATCTGTATGACTGGATGGGGGCGACCTTGCGTAGTCTGGTAAATTATGGTAGGGAATCTGCGGTGATTGGGGCTGTGGAATTAGAGCACAATGATGGTGTTTTGGTAATTGATGTTCCAGCAGAGTCAGAAGCTGCTCAGGTAGGGTTATTGGGCGATACTGTGATTTTGTCTGTGGACAATGAGAAGGTGAGAAATATTGAGGATTTGCAGCACATGCTATCTATAGGTGGTGTTACAATTCAGTTTTTGGGCGACGAAGGTATGCGAGAGATATCTTTTATGCCGAACAATATTCCCGAGTTAAAAAAAGACTGA